The following are encoded together in the Methylorubrum sp. B1-46 genome:
- a CDS encoding Arm DNA-binding domain-containing protein, giving the protein MAEHLANGKQSKITVETLKALLREVGAAESEQRDPECPGLVLRVRPRAGVRWSYKGRLHGKEKRWDLGPAVATRDGIAAVREKAARIREDLRRNLDPMASKTDTPPIVAPPASWNWEAGVAAFLVHIARTRRPDTYTDYRRILENTKELRVLHGRRIADIEREDIAAAIRTIHERGVESHAAHVLRVVRSFWSWLAGDGQQRLSRVQPNLLYRLQPPERTRRENGDRGARVSAPATTSRKSAEPKLPSEASLGRALAIAESEVLDDSVSWAIGLLLYTAQRRRPIVAAYAEDFSWRDPNTPPGTVVWNVPAFYRKTARRRGVATPHRLPLNGSAAKLVDLLLEDEYEMRTKRRAKFWLFPVSYPKHKAVERKSPTMDPGALNHNLLAMPGVDLSPHGVRRAFHTYGKMHLGFTREESKLVLDHNEGRPGDATDAYDWDEEMNRKAVMLSKWGLWIDELRDAAVRADPLLRPENKEELASMIRKARYGKGSAAKFEAKKWNSRSFDSDIGEEI; this is encoded by the coding sequence ATGGCTGAGCACCTCGCGAATGGCAAGCAGTCGAAGATCACCGTCGAGACGCTGAAGGCCTTGCTTCGCGAAGTCGGGGCGGCAGAGAGCGAGCAACGTGATCCGGAATGCCCAGGACTGGTACTGCGGGTCCGGCCACGAGCGGGGGTGCGCTGGTCGTACAAGGGCAGACTGCACGGCAAGGAGAAGCGTTGGGATCTCGGTCCGGCCGTTGCCACGCGTGATGGAATCGCGGCTGTTCGGGAGAAGGCCGCTCGCATTCGGGAAGACCTCCGGCGAAACTTGGACCCAATGGCATCTAAGACGGACACTCCACCGATAGTGGCGCCTCCTGCGTCCTGGAATTGGGAGGCGGGTGTTGCCGCGTTCCTGGTGCATATCGCACGTACGCGCCGCCCTGATACCTACACCGACTATCGGCGGATTCTCGAGAACACGAAGGAACTCAGGGTACTCCATGGGCGGCGCATCGCCGATATCGAGCGGGAGGATATTGCAGCTGCGATCCGAACCATCCACGAGCGCGGCGTCGAATCGCATGCCGCGCACGTTCTCAGAGTCGTGCGATCCTTCTGGTCGTGGCTTGCTGGTGATGGGCAGCAACGCCTTTCACGTGTCCAGCCCAATCTCCTGTACCGTCTGCAGCCTCCGGAGCGTACACGTCGAGAGAACGGTGATCGCGGCGCGCGCGTGTCTGCTCCCGCAACTACCTCGCGGAAATCCGCGGAGCCGAAACTTCCAAGCGAGGCGAGCCTGGGACGCGCCTTGGCCATCGCAGAGTCGGAAGTCTTGGACGATTCGGTGTCTTGGGCGATCGGCCTCCTGCTCTACACTGCGCAACGTCGCCGCCCAATCGTTGCAGCTTACGCAGAGGACTTCAGCTGGCGAGACCCGAACACTCCTCCTGGCACAGTCGTATGGAACGTGCCCGCGTTCTACCGCAAAACGGCTCGGAGACGCGGTGTCGCAACTCCTCACAGACTTCCGCTCAACGGGTCTGCTGCCAAGCTTGTAGATCTGCTGTTGGAAGACGAATATGAAATGCGTACCAAGCGGAGGGCCAAATTTTGGCTCTTTCCTGTTAGCTATCCAAAACACAAGGCAGTCGAGAGAAAGTCGCCGACCATGGATCCCGGGGCCTTGAATCACAATTTGCTGGCAATGCCCGGTGTGGATCTTTCTCCGCATGGCGTCCGTCGCGCCTTTCATACCTATGGCAAGATGCATTTGGGCTTTACGCGCGAAGAATCGAAACTCGTGCTCGACCATAACGAAGGTCGTCCGGGAGATGCGACCGATGCTTACGATTGGGACGAGGAAATGAACCGCAAGGCTGTTATGTTATCGAAGTGGGGCCTATGGATTGACGAACTGCGCGACGCCGCCGTTAGAGCGGATCCATTGCTTCGTCCGGAGAACAAAGAAGAACTGGCATCCATGATTCGTAAAGCGCGATATGGCAAAGGTTCTGCTGCCAAATTTGAAGCTAAAAAATGGAACAGTCGATCCTTCGATTCAGATATAGGCGAAGAGATATGA
- a CDS encoding pyocin activator PrtN family protein, whose protein sequence is MKTVFLLMAQYDARAVIPIEWVARDFFSHLTTEKLVRKISAGDIALPLTRIEDSARCAKGVSLIDLAAYIDRRVEAARKECRQLTGQG, encoded by the coding sequence ATGAAGACCGTGTTCCTGCTGATGGCGCAGTACGACGCTCGGGCCGTGATCCCGATCGAGTGGGTCGCGAGGGATTTCTTCTCGCACCTCACCACCGAGAAGCTCGTGCGGAAAATCTCGGCCGGCGATATCGCCCTCCCCCTCACGCGGATCGAGGACAGCGCCAGGTGCGCTAAGGGCGTCTCCTTGATCGACCTCGCAGCCTACATCGACCGTCGCGTCGAGGCGGCCCGGAAGGAGTGCCGCCAGCTTACCGGGCAGGGATAA
- a CDS encoding FAD:protein FMN transferase, with product MPVTARTPRRRILLGMAGLAAMAGLGGPSAFRTLAVEQGLTTRTRAGLAFGTTVALTAAGPDPAALDAALSDGFAAMRAVEAAASLFRADSALSHLNRDGRLDAPPADLTAMLGFALDLAQRTGGAFDPTVQPLWPAWAGAAARGEQPDPQDLQDAVARIGWRRVALTPERIVLEPGTALTLNALIQGYAADRVMVALRARGITDAFVDTGEFGAMGAHPDGTPWQLGIADPRRPEALSATITPFSGFAATSGDYAMSFSPDRADHHIFDPTTGCSPRGLASVTVTAETGLLADGLSTACMVLGPEAGGRLVAQWPGCSVRFVGKT from the coding sequence ATGCCGGTGACTGCACGCACGCCCCGCCGCCGCATCCTCCTCGGCATGGCCGGGCTCGCAGCAATGGCGGGCCTCGGTGGCCCGTCCGCTTTCCGTACACTGGCCGTCGAGCAAGGATTGACCACCCGCACTCGCGCCGGCCTCGCCTTCGGGACCACCGTCGCTCTCACCGCCGCCGGCCCCGACCCGGCCGCACTCGATGCCGCCCTCTCCGACGGGTTTGCCGCGATGCGCGCGGTCGAAGCCGCCGCGAGCCTGTTTCGCGCCGACAGCGCCCTGTCGCATCTTAACCGCGACGGGCGGCTCGATGCGCCCCCCGCCGATCTCACAGCGATGCTGGGCTTCGCCCTCGATCTCGCGCAGCGGACCGGCGGGGCGTTCGATCCCACCGTGCAGCCGCTCTGGCCGGCCTGGGCCGGTGCCGCTGCGCGCGGAGAACAGCCGGATCCCCAGGACCTGCAAGACGCCGTCGCCCGGATCGGCTGGCGCCGCGTTGCGCTGACGCCGGAGCGTATCGTCTTGGAGCCCGGCACGGCGCTGACACTGAACGCCCTGATCCAGGGCTATGCCGCCGATCGGGTGATGGTGGCTCTGCGGGCGCGGGGCATCACGGACGCCTTCGTCGATACCGGCGAGTTCGGCGCCATGGGCGCGCATCCCGACGGCACGCCGTGGCAGCTCGGCATCGCCGACCCGCGCCGGCCGGAGGCACTGTCGGCGACGATCACCCCGTTCTCGGGCTTTGCCGCGACTTCGGGGGATTACGCCATGAGCTTCTCGCCCGACCGCGCCGACCACCACATCTTCGATCCCACCACCGGATGCTCGCCGCGCGGCCTCGCCTCCGTGACCGTCACGGCCGAAACCGGTCTCCTCGCGGACGGCCTGTCCACGGCCTGCATGGTGCTCGGACCCGAGGCAGGCGGGCGGCTCGTGGCGCAGTGGCCGGGCTGCTCCGTCCGCTTCGTCGGCAAAACCTAA
- a CDS encoding 4Fe-4S binding protein gives MTRTGRGDTASSALWSALLALLALVMAVPFAAAGSLDRAGMERYFPAPLVVGERDATLPVWPILKQEAGSYEVFAYAFESIDLAPIPGFGGTPPDLLVALAPDGTFRDVKVISHHEPVFLEGLGSEPLFAFVEQYVGMSARRPIRVGRPNARGSGAAPQTMVDGISMATASTRVINESILAASLTVARAKLGFGAANLGLRVEARPDTGEALTVAELTARGWLRRLTVTNAGAEAAFRDTGVAGGGDGPAEAPLVDLTFADLNVPAIGRILLGAERFAALTRELGPGDHAVLVVSHGPENPLGEDFVLGSIPDRLTVTQGGLAVNARDMAIERREAAPGLPDGPWTILRITGAAGFDPSAPWTLSTKIVRERGQIFPEKITREFPADYALPADLFIREAAEAGPSWIDPWRARGVELGVITLALAGLVPVLARQRGLVADRRRFPVFRLAYLAFTLLFIGWYAQAQLSIVTLVGLVRAATVTHDLTFLLYDPPSLLLWAFVIATLVVWGRGTFCGWLCPFGALQEFAAWLAKPLCIRPVAVPLRLDRALRQVKYVLLAGILIAAAAGSPLADSLSEAEPFKTAITLYFVRAWPFVAYALGLLVLNLFIYKGFCRYLCPLGASLAVLGRLRLLDWIPRRAECGSPCQLCKVRCRYGAIRPDGHIDYPECFQCMDCVTIIHDPGQCVPEVVARRRGKRIVPQPVAAE, from the coding sequence GTGACGCGAACCGGACGCGGCGACACCGCATCGAGCGCCCTGTGGTCGGCGCTGCTCGCGCTCCTCGCCCTGGTGATGGCCGTCCCATTCGCTGCGGCGGGCAGCCTCGACAGGGCCGGGATGGAACGCTATTTCCCCGCGCCGCTCGTGGTCGGCGAGCGCGACGCGACGCTGCCGGTCTGGCCGATCCTGAAGCAGGAGGCCGGCAGCTACGAAGTTTTCGCTTATGCCTTCGAGTCGATCGACCTCGCGCCGATTCCCGGCTTCGGCGGCACCCCCCCCGACCTCCTCGTGGCACTCGCCCCCGACGGCACGTTCCGCGACGTGAAGGTTATCTCCCATCACGAGCCGGTGTTTCTGGAAGGGCTCGGCTCGGAGCCGCTCTTCGCCTTCGTCGAGCAGTATGTCGGGATGTCGGCCCGACGCCCGATCCGGGTCGGGCGGCCGAACGCCCGCGGCTCGGGTGCTGCGCCGCAGACGATGGTCGACGGCATCTCGATGGCCACCGCCTCGACGCGGGTGATCAACGAATCGATCCTCGCCGCCTCCCTGACGGTGGCGCGGGCAAAGCTCGGCTTCGGGGCCGCCAATCTCGGCCTGAGGGTCGAGGCGCGGCCCGATACCGGCGAAGCCCTGACGGTGGCCGAGTTGACCGCGCGCGGCTGGCTCCGGCGGCTGACCGTCACCAACGCGGGGGCCGAGGCCGCCTTCCGCGACACGGGCGTGGCGGGCGGCGGTGACGGCCCGGCCGAGGCGCCGCTGGTCGACCTGACCTTCGCCGACCTCAACGTGCCGGCGATCGGCCGTATCCTGCTTGGGGCCGAGCGCTTCGCCGCCCTGACCCGCGAACTCGGCCCCGGCGACCATGCGGTGCTGGTGGTGAGCCACGGCCCCGAGAACCCCCTCGGCGAGGATTTCGTGCTCGGCTCGATCCCCGACCGGCTGACGGTGACGCAAGGCGGGCTCGCCGTGAACGCCCGCGACATGGCGATCGAGCGCCGTGAGGCCGCTCCCGGCCTGCCGGACGGCCCCTGGACGATTCTGCGGATCACGGGCGCTGCCGGCTTCGACCCCTCCGCCCCGTGGACGTTGAGCACCAAAATCGTGCGCGAGCGCGGCCAGATCTTTCCGGAGAAGATCACCCGCGAGTTCCCTGCCGACTACGCGCTCCCGGCCGATCTCTTCATCCGCGAGGCAGCGGAGGCGGGGCCGAGCTGGATCGATCCGTGGCGGGCGCGCGGCGTCGAACTCGGCGTGATCACCCTGGCGCTTGCCGGGCTGGTGCCGGTGCTGGCGCGCCAGCGCGGCCTCGTGGCGGACCGGCGCCGCTTTCCCGTGTTCCGGCTCGCATACCTCGCCTTCACGCTTCTCTTCATCGGCTGGTACGCCCAGGCGCAGCTCTCCATCGTCACCCTCGTCGGCCTCGTGCGCGCCGCGACCGTGACGCACGATCTCACCTTCCTGCTCTACGACCCGCCCTCGCTGCTGCTCTGGGCTTTCGTCATCGCCACCCTGGTCGTCTGGGGCCGGGGCACGTTCTGCGGCTGGCTCTGCCCGTTCGGCGCCTTGCAGGAATTCGCCGCGTGGCTGGCCAAGCCCCTGTGCATCCGGCCGGTCGCGGTGCCCCTGCGTCTCGACCGCGCCTTGCGGCAGGTGAAATACGTCCTGCTCGCCGGCATCCTCATCGCCGCCGCCGCGGGCTCGCCGCTCGCCGACAGCCTGTCCGAGGCCGAGCCGTTCAAGACCGCGATCACCCTGTACTTCGTGCGCGCGTGGCCGTTCGTCGCCTACGCGCTCGGTCTGCTCGTCCTCAACCTGTTCATCTACAAGGGGTTCTGCCGCTACCTGTGCCCGCTCGGCGCGAGCCTCGCCGTCCTCGGCCGTCTGCGGCTGCTCGACTGGATTCCGCGAAGGGCCGAATGCGGGAGCCCGTGCCAGCTCTGCAAGGTGCGCTGCCGCTACGGCGCGATCCGCCCCGACGGCCACATCGACTATCCCGAGTGCTTCCAGTGCATGGATTGCGTCACGATCATCCACGATCCCGGCCAATGCGTGCCGGAGGTGGTCGCGCGTCGGCGCGGAAAGCGGATCGTGCCGCAGCCGGTCGCGGCGGAGTGA
- a CDS encoding IS3-like element ISMch5 family transposase (programmed frameshift), which yields MQRRKFGREFKIEAVRLIRERGVSVAQAARDLDVHETMLHRWVRQAAADPQHAFPGQGQMKPEQIEIDRLRKEVARLKAERDIPKKGRRILCEGRDMKFAFIAKHRAVWPVAWMCAALGVSRSGFHAWLTRQPSRRTRDDEAILSKAHASFVASDRTYGARRVWRDVLAQGVSCGLHRIERIMRENALRARPRRRGLPKDEGERAAASPNLLERRFAADAPNRKWIADFTYIWTAEGWLYVAAVIDLFSRRVVGWSMQASMTAQLVTDALVMAIWRRGKPDALLHHSDQGSQYTSEAFQRQMTEHGVTCSMSRSGNVWDNAAMESFFSSLKTERTARRTYRTRDEARADVFDSIERFYNLARRHSTLGYLSPVEFENRTQLA from the exons ATGCAGCGTCGCAAGTTCGGACGTGAGTTCAAGATCGAGGCGGTTCGACTGATTCGGGAACGTGGTGTCAGTGTCGCGCAGGCCGCGCGCGATCTCGATGTTCACGAGACGATGCTGCACCGGTGGGTGAGGCAGGCGGCGGCCGATCCCCAACACGCTTTTCCCGGTCAGGGGCAGATGAAGCCCGAGCAGATCGAGATCGACCGGCTGCGCAAGGAGGTCGCTCGTCTAAAAGCGGAGCGTGATATCC CTAAAAAAGGCCGCCGCATACTTTGCGAGGGACGCGATATGAAGTTCGCGTTCATCGCAAAGCATCGTGCTGTCTGGCCAGTTGCCTGGATGTGCGCGGCGCTGGGTGTCTCGCGCTCCGGCTTCCACGCTTGGCTCACCCGGCAGCCTAGCCGACGCACACGGGACGACGAAGCTATCCTGAGCAAGGCCCACGCGAGCTTCGTGGCCAGCGACCGCACCTACGGCGCGAGGCGCGTCTGGCGCGATGTGCTCGCCCAGGGCGTGTCATGCGGGCTGCACCGCATCGAGCGGATCATGCGCGAGAATGCCTTGCGAGCGCGACCGCGCCGACGGGGCCTGCCAAAGGACGAAGGTGAGCGGGCCGCTGCCTCGCCCAATCTCCTGGAGCGGCGGTTCGCGGCCGACGCTCCGAACCGGAAGTGGATCGCCGACTTCACGTATATCTGGACCGCCGAGGGCTGGCTCTACGTCGCCGCCGTCATCGATCTGTTCTCGCGCCGTGTCGTGGGCTGGTCGATGCAGGCCAGTATGACGGCTCAACTCGTGACAGATGCGCTCGTCATGGCGATCTGGCGCAGAGGCAAGCCGGATGCCTTGCTGCATCACTCGGACCAGGGCTCGCAATACACGAGCGAAGCCTTCCAGCGTCAAATGACCGAGCACGGCGTGACCTGCTCGATGAGCCGTTCGGGCAACGTCTGGGACAACGCGGCAATGGAGAGCTTCTTCTCCTCGCTGAAGACCGAGCGCACCGCCCGACGGACCTACCGGACGCGGGATGAAGCCCGTGCAGACGTGTTCGATTCCATCGAGCGCTTCTACAACCTGGCGCGGCGGCACTCGACCTTGGGCTACCTCAGCCCCGTCGAGTTCGAAAACCGAACCCAATTAGCTTAG
- a CDS encoding DUF1194 domain-containing protein: MMRPLRSGLRGDFARTLRRVVRTGFAATTALLIGLTDGGARAEPAAAAAVALVVSVDVSQSVDDSRFVLQMEGIAEALEDPGVIAAMTGHPGGTLFAMVTWADRAGLAVGWRRIASRADAFAAAAQVRVTPRQSGEFTCLGQMFRTVTASVLPVMPVPAERIVVDVSGDGIDNCTDPENLETERTALLAAGATINGLPILVPGENDVVGAGAYRAPGYGLRATPLPQERTDLTQWYRSHVVAGPGAFLLKAAGYGDFSRALRRKFVIEVSGLAPGRRDE, translated from the coding sequence ATGATGCGCCCCCTCCGATCCGGCCTCCGCGGAGACTTTGCAAGGACGCTTCGCCGTGTCGTCCGAACCGGCTTCGCGGCGACAACAGCGCTCCTGATCGGCCTGACCGACGGCGGCGCCAGGGCCGAACCGGCGGCCGCCGCCGCGGTCGCCCTCGTCGTCTCCGTCGACGTGTCGCAATCGGTCGATGACAGCCGCTTCGTTCTGCAGATGGAGGGCATCGCCGAGGCTCTGGAAGATCCGGGCGTGATCGCGGCGATGACCGGCCATCCCGGCGGCACGCTCTTCGCCATGGTCACCTGGGCCGACCGCGCGGGCCTCGCCGTGGGCTGGCGGCGGATCGCCAGCCGTGCCGACGCGTTCGCAGCCGCGGCCCAGGTCCGTGTCACGCCCCGGCAATCGGGGGAGTTCACCTGTCTCGGCCAGATGTTCCGCACCGTGACCGCAAGCGTCCTTCCGGTAATGCCGGTTCCGGCGGAGCGGATCGTTGTCGACGTCTCGGGCGACGGCATCGACAATTGTACCGATCCCGAGAATCTCGAAACGGAGCGGACGGCGCTTCTGGCGGCCGGTGCCACGATCAACGGCCTGCCGATCCTGGTCCCGGGCGAGAACGACGTCGTCGGCGCCGGCGCCTACCGTGCTCCGGGCTACGGACTGCGCGCCACGCCGCTCCCGCAGGAGCGCACGGATCTGACGCAGTGGTACAGGTCCCACGTCGTGGCCGGTCCCGGCGCCTTTCTCCTGAAAGCAGCGGGCTACGGCGACTTCTCGCGGGCCCTGCGGCGGAAGTTCGTGATCGAAGTTAGCGGCCTCGCGCCGGGTCGCCGCGACGAGTGA
- a CDS encoding DUF4113 domain-containing protein — translation MLARAGLAQPRRAWATKFAMRTPRYTMQVDELPIASADAF, via the coding sequence GTGCTGGCGCGGGCCGGGCTGGCGCAGCCGCGGCGGGCCTGGGCGACGAAGTTTGCGATGCGAACGCCGCGCTACACCATGCAGGTCGACGAGCTACCGATTGCTTCGGCTGATGCGTTCTGA
- a CDS encoding DUF6088 family protein: MKSLSQSVLAVIKRKREGSVITAESLSEQGSRSAIDQTLSRLAAKGEIMRISRGAYVVPRKSEFGSFPPSAERVVTSMSKRTGKPIVTNGAVAANRFGLTTQQPIRRVYLTSGRSALLALGSNPVELRHVPKWQTVLPNEPAGEAIRAMAYLGKEQAREAARQLRERLEPSQWLKLNKVAPKLPKWIGSAIREAELHG; encoded by the coding sequence ATGAAATCATTGTCCCAGAGCGTCCTGGCCGTCATCAAGCGGAAGCGCGAGGGTTCGGTCATCACCGCCGAAAGTCTGTCGGAACAGGGATCTCGATCCGCGATCGACCAGACGCTGTCGCGCCTGGCTGCGAAGGGGGAAATCATGCGCATTTCCCGGGGCGCCTACGTCGTGCCGCGGAAAAGCGAATTCGGATCGTTCCCGCCGTCCGCCGAGCGTGTCGTCACCTCCATGTCGAAGCGCACGGGCAAGCCGATCGTCACCAACGGGGCGGTGGCCGCCAATCGGTTCGGGCTGACCACCCAGCAGCCGATCCGGCGGGTCTATCTGACGTCCGGTCGGTCGGCGTTGCTCGCCCTCGGCTCCAATCCGGTCGAGCTTCGGCACGTCCCGAAGTGGCAGACGGTCCTGCCGAACGAACCTGCAGGCGAGGCCATCCGCGCAATGGCTTACCTTGGGAAGGAGCAGGCTAGGGAAGCGGCGCGACAGCTTCGAGAGCGACTCGAACCTTCCCAATGGTTGAAGCTCAACAAGGTCGCGCCGAAGCTGCCGAAGTGGATCGGCTCGGCTATAAGGGAAGCCGAACTGCATGGCTGA
- a CDS encoding YVTN family beta-propeller repeat protein: MSRAATLRLLLAAGLLGLAGSAEAEEIFVSNERDNTVSVIDGATLEVTRSFPVGRRPRGLTFSRDGRTLYVCASDSDAVQVIDPDTGALRHNLPSGEDPEQFALAPDDRTLFIANEENATTTVVDAQTRKVLAQIDVGIEPEGMAVSPDGKTAVTTSETTNMVHWIDVPTLSATDATPVGQRPRAAAFSADGRMLWASSEIGGTVAVIDAATRKVVETIEFAVKGIAADRLQPVGITLTRDGRFAFVALGPSDRVAVIDAKTYKVVNYILVGRRVWQLAMTPDESRLFTTNGVSGDVTVIDVATQRPIRSVKVGRFPWGVAVRPASGTPERSAGAAP; this comes from the coding sequence ATGAGCCGCGCCGCGACCCTCCGCCTCCTCCTCGCCGCCGGCCTGCTCGGCCTCGCGGGATCGGCCGAGGCGGAAGAGATCTTCGTCTCGAACGAGCGCGACAACACCGTCTCGGTGATCGACGGGGCCACCCTCGAGGTCACACGCAGCTTCCCCGTCGGCCGACGCCCGCGCGGGCTCACCTTCTCCCGCGACGGCCGTACCCTCTACGTCTGTGCCAGCGATTCCGACGCGGTGCAGGTGATCGACCCCGACACCGGCGCGTTGCGCCACAACCTGCCCTCCGGCGAGGATCCGGAGCAGTTCGCGCTGGCCCCCGACGACCGCACCCTGTTCATCGCCAACGAGGAGAACGCCACCACTACGGTCGTGGACGCGCAGACCCGCAAGGTGCTGGCGCAGATCGATGTCGGCATCGAGCCCGAGGGCATGGCGGTGAGCCCGGACGGGAAGACCGCCGTCACCACCTCAGAGACCACCAACATGGTCCATTGGATCGACGTGCCGACTTTGAGCGCCACCGACGCGACCCCGGTGGGCCAGCGCCCGCGCGCCGCCGCCTTCTCCGCGGACGGGCGGATGCTCTGGGCCTCCTCCGAGATCGGCGGCACGGTCGCGGTGATCGATGCTGCCACCCGCAAAGTGGTCGAGACCATTGAATTCGCGGTGAAGGGCATCGCCGCCGACCGGCTCCAGCCAGTGGGCATCACCCTGACCCGGGATGGGCGTTTCGCCTTCGTCGCGCTCGGCCCCTCCGACCGGGTCGCGGTGATTGACGCCAAGACCTACAAGGTCGTGAATTACATCCTCGTCGGCCGCCGGGTCTGGCAGCTCGCGATGACGCCGGACGAGTCGCGGCTCTTCACCACCAACGGCGTGTCGGGCGACGTCACCGTGATCGACGTGGCGACCCAGCGCCCGATTCGCAGCGTCAAGGTTGGCCGCTTTCCCTGGGGCGTCGCCGTGCGCCCCGCATCCGGCACGCCCGAGCGGTCGGCGGGCGCCGCCCCGTGA
- a CDS encoding nucleotidyl transferase AbiEii/AbiGii toxin family protein yields the protein MAEKFLRLASGRRRDALGVASERLGRPPEIIEKDAMVVWALSVIYGSDYGAHLSFKGGTSLSKVYGVIDRFSEDVDLTYDIRRFLPDFDVTPDGIPPSKSRGRKWTEEVREKLPAWIKSELIPLFSAAAERDGTNVRFRQDTREKLFIEYETVTPGNSYVAPTVMLEFGARSTGEPAETADVACDAAAAVEGLDFPTARVRAMSIGRTFWEKATAAHVYSIQESLKGDRFSRHWHDLHYIASSERIEGVVADRDLAEKVATHKSFFFAEKDGKGGWIDYAAAVTGGMRLVPAGEPLRKLADDYARMAEAGMTSRHAPPFDTVMETCARLERMINR from the coding sequence ATGGCTGAAAAGTTCCTCCGACTGGCCTCCGGCCGACGCCGTGACGCCCTCGGCGTCGCTTCGGAGCGCTTGGGACGGCCGCCAGAGATCATCGAGAAGGACGCCATGGTCGTTTGGGCGCTCTCCGTCATCTACGGGAGCGACTACGGCGCGCACCTGTCATTCAAGGGCGGGACGTCATTGTCGAAGGTTTACGGGGTGATCGACCGCTTCTCCGAAGACGTCGACCTCACCTATGACATCCGACGCTTCCTGCCCGATTTCGACGTCACGCCGGACGGCATCCCGCCAAGCAAGAGTCGGGGTCGGAAGTGGACCGAGGAAGTGCGGGAGAAGCTCCCCGCGTGGATCAAAAGCGAGCTAATTCCGCTGTTCTCGGCGGCAGCCGAGCGGGACGGAACCAACGTCCGGTTCCGGCAGGATACCCGCGAGAAGCTCTTCATAGAGTATGAAACTGTGACGCCGGGCAACTCCTATGTCGCTCCAACCGTCATGCTCGAATTCGGTGCCCGGTCGACGGGCGAGCCCGCGGAGACGGCGGACGTGGCCTGCGATGCCGCCGCCGCGGTGGAAGGGCTGGACTTCCCGACCGCTCGCGTCCGAGCGATGTCCATCGGGCGAACCTTCTGGGAGAAGGCCACTGCTGCGCACGTGTACTCAATCCAGGAAAGCCTGAAAGGCGACCGCTTCTCGCGCCACTGGCACGACCTCCACTACATCGCCTCCTCCGAACGCATCGAGGGCGTCGTTGCGGACCGCGACCTCGCCGAGAAGGTCGCCACTCACAAGAGCTTCTTCTTCGCCGAAAAAGACGGCAAAGGAGGCTGGATCGACTACGCCGCCGCGGTGACAGGGGGCATGCGACTCGTACCGGCCGGCGAGCCTCTCAGAAAGCTCGCCGACGACTACGCCCGTATGGCGGAGGCCGGCATGACTTCCCGACATGCCCCACCGTTCGACACAGTGATGGAGACGTGCGCGAGGCTCGAGCGAATGATCAATCGCTGA
- a CDS encoding SDR family oxidoreductase has protein sequence MQPIGKSPEQIEKLGAATPLGRAGQPAELAHAYMLLASREGSYMSGALVPVAGGTPMY, from the coding sequence ATCCAGCCGATCGGGAAAAGTCCGGAGCAGATCGAGAAACTTGGGGCCGCTACGCCCCTCGGCCGAGCCGGGCAGCCGGCGGAGCTTGCTCATGCCTACATGTTGCTCGCCTCGCGCGAGGGCAGCTACATGTCGGGTGCGCTCGTGCCCGTCGCCGGCGGCACGCCGATGTACTGA